The following coding sequences lie in one Lelliottia jeotgali genomic window:
- a CDS encoding YajQ — protein sequence MPSFDIVSEVDIQEVRNGVDNASREVESRFDFRGVEASFELNDANKTIKVLSESDFQVNQLLDILRAKLLKRGIEGTSLDVPEEFVHSGKTWFVEAKLKQGIESAMQKKIVKLIKDSKLKVQAQIQGEEIRVTGKARDDLQAVMALVRGGDLGQPFQFKNFRD from the coding sequence ATGCCATCTTTCGATATTGTTTCAGAAGTTGATATCCAGGAAGTCCGTAACGGCGTGGATAACGCTAGCCGCGAAGTTGAATCACGTTTCGATTTTCGTGGTGTAGAGGCGAGTTTTGAGCTGAACGACGCGAATAAGACCATTAAGGTGCTGAGCGAGTCTGATTTCCAGGTCAACCAGCTGCTTGATATTCTGCGCGCCAAGCTGTTAAAGCGCGGCATTGAAGGAACGTCTCTCGATGTGCCGGAAGAGTTCGTGCACAGCGGCAAAACCTGGTTTGTTGAAGCTAAGCTTAAACAGGGCATTGAAAGCGCGATGCAGAAGAAAATCGTTAAGCTTATTAAAGACAGCAAGCTAAAAGTGCAGGCGCAAATTCAGGGTGAAGAGATTCGTGTGACTGGCAAAGCGCGCGACGATCTGCAGGCAGTCATGGCGCTGGTGCGCGGTGGCGACCTGGGTCAGCCGTTCCAGTTTAAGAACTTCCGCGATTAA